In the genome of Neodiprion pinetum isolate iyNeoPine1 chromosome 2, iyNeoPine1.2, whole genome shotgun sequence, one region contains:
- the Pitslre gene encoding cyclin-dependent kinase 11B isoform X1: MEVDNQSEDGELKKSPGKDIEEFSFSEEDGADTADSLDIKPPQAVIRHHKSNSSRRREKHSERRDRREEKERKSRHHDRDDERHRDKRRHRRHGNDVLDRTERTDGPKRDRDRIERSERIDSGHSRDRESRHDRKERSTGDRVLEDLRERNNIRLLDKRRERREEPRDVREYKSESRREIRVEETRETREPRERREIRIEERRGEDLRERRDVRNMLEDLRDRRDVRTEERRHVRPVEDHFSESEAMERPEKRHKRSHKHEKNRDRDREKVERDREHREKQLREAMDITDVDDGEDMDVDEIPMHNKDPKEMSEQELRKERLLEADREMARRKEVSRLELEARRLKRGEKRVHNPGPDQDQEPSIVELSDESLSPDASDEAQSKSPESRHSSEEQVESPQERSSDRPSTESSESTSDDDDESNDSNKGSNDESNDGSDYNNPSPLSVDRLAKSDHSDGDSPGRVDSNGATKDVEEEEKPEKEEEPPIPPYLPAIQGCRSVEEFQCLNRIEEGTYGVVYRARDKRTEEIVALKRLKMEKEKEGFPITSLREINTLLKAQHPNIVTVREIVVGSNMDKIFIVMDYVEHDLKSLMETMKQKKQVFIPGEVKCLMQQLLRAVAHLHDNWILHRDLKTSNLLLSHRGILKVGDFGLAREYGSPLRQYTPIVVTLWYRAPELLLNGKEYSTPIDVWSVGCIFAELLRMEALFPGKSEIDQLNRIFKELGTPSERVWPGYNKLPVVQKIPFSHYPVNNLRQRFSMSLSDLGIELLNKFLTYDPQQRVTAEDALKHGYFTEAPLPIDPAMFPTWPAKSELGIRTANASPKPPSGGREYKQLGDGDDADISSSGFHMGLLERGRAPPVGGGFHLKF, encoded by the exons ATGGAAGTTGATAATCAAAGTGAAGACGGTGAATTAAAAAAGAGTCCTGGTAAAGATATCGAAGAATTTAG TTTCTCTGAAGAAGATGGTGCAGACACAGCAGATTCCCTAGATATAAAACCACCGCAAGCAGTAATTAGACACCATAAATCCAACTCGTCACGCAGACGAGAAAAACACAGCGAGAGGAGAGATCGCAGGGAGGAGAAGGAGCGGAAGTCTCGTCATCACGATCGTGACGATGAGAGACACAGAGATAAACGCAG ACACCGCAGGCATGGTAATGATGTCTTGGATCGAACAGAACGGACGGATGGACCGAAAAGAGATAGAGATCGAATAGAGAGATCAGAGAGAATTGATAGTGGACACAGTAGAGATAGAGAATCGCGGCATGATCGCAAAGAAAGAAGCACCGGCGATAGAGTTTTAGAAGATTTGAGAGAAAG GAATAATATCAGGTTGTTGGATAAAAGGCGAGAACGGCGTGAAGAGCCTCGTGATGTCCGCGAATACAAATCTGAGTCTCGCCGAGAGATCCGAGTTGAGGAAACGCGTGAAACGCGGGAACCACGTGAAAGGCGAGAAATCCGCATAGAAGAAAGGCGTGGAGAGGATCTCCGGGAACGGCGTGATGTTCGAAACATGCTTGAAGATCTTCGAGATCGTCGTGATGTTCGCACTGAAGAGCGAAGACATGTACGTCCAGTGGAGGACCATTTTTCAGAATCAGAAGCTATGGAAAGACCTGAAAAACGGCACAAAAGATCGCACAagcatgaaaaaaatcgtgaccgAGACAGAGAGAAAGTTGAAAGGGATCGAGAGCACAGAGAGAAGCAATTGAGAGAGGCAATGGACATCACTGATGTAGATGATGGCGAAGATATGGATGTTGATGAAATACCTATGCATAATAAAGACCCGAAAGAAATGAGTGAACAGGAATTGAGGAAAGAAAG GTTGTTGGAGGCCGATAGAGAAATGGCGAGGAGAAAAGAGGTCTCCAGATTAGAATTGGAGGCTCGACGACtaaaaagaggagaaaaacgGGTACATAATCCAGGCCCTGATCAGGATCAGGAGCCATCTATAGTTGAGCTGTCCGATGAAAGTTTAAGTCCAGATGCATCAGATGAAGCGCAATCAAAGTCACCTGA ATCAAGGCATTCGTCAGAAGAGCAGGTGGAAAGTCCACAAGAAAGGTCGTCAGATCGCCCTTCAACTGAATCATCAGAAAGTACTAGCGACGATGATGACGAATCTAACGATTCGAATAAGGGATCAAATGACGAATCAAACGATGGATCAGACTACAATAATCCAAGTCCTTTGTCTGTTGATCGATTAGCCAAGTCTGATCATTCTGACGGAGATTCTCCTGGACGTGTTGATTCAAATGGAGCAACAAAAGAcgttgaagaagaagagaagccAGAAAAAGAGGAGGAACCTCCCATCCCACCATATTTACCTGCCATTCAAG GATGTCGAAGTGTTGAGGAATTCCAGTGCTTAAACCGCATAGAAGAAGGAACGTACGGTGTTGTTTATAGAGCAAGAGATAAACGAACAGAAGAAATAGTAGCGTTAAAGCGTTTAAAAATGGAGAAAGAAAAGGAGGGCTTTCCAATCACTAGTTTACGAGAAATTAATACCTTGTTGAAAGCACAGCACCCAAATATTGTTACCGTTAGAGAAATCGTCGTCGGCAGTAACATGGATAAAATATTCATAGTCATGGATTACGTTGAGCACGACTTGAAGTCTCTCATGGAAACTATGAAGCAAAAAAAGCAGGTCTTTATTCCTG GTGAGGTGAAGTGTCTCATGCAACAGCTTCTACGTGCTGTGGCGCATTTACATGACAACTGGATACTTCACCGTGATTTAAAAACTTCCAACTTGCTCTTGAGCCACAGAGGTATCTTGAAGGTTGGAGATTTCGGCCTTGCCAGAGAATATGGATCCCCACTAAGGCAATATACACCTATTGTCGTTACCCTGTGGTACCGAGCTCCAGAGTTGCTTCTGAATGGAAAAGAATACAGCACACCCATTGATGTCTGGTCTGTAGG ATGCATATTTGCAGAGTTACTACGAATGGAGGCTCTCTTTCCAGGCAAATCCGAAATAGACCAACTCAACAGGATATTCAAAGAATTGGGAACTCCAAGCGAACGCGTATGGCCTGGTTATAACAAATTACCAGTAGTTCAGAAAATACCATTTTCTCACTATCCTGTAAACAATTTACGTCAAAGATTTAGCATGTCTTTGTCAGATCTTGGGATTGAATTACTTAACAA ATTCCTCACCTACGACCCACAGCAACGTGTCACAGCAGAAGATGCTTTGAAACATGGTTATTTCACCGAAGCACCATTACCAATCGACCCAGCTATGTTTCCAACTTGGCCAGCTAAATCAGAGCTGGGAATTCGAACAGCTAATGCATCGCCGAAACCTCCGAGTGGTGGAAGGGAGTACAAACAACTAGGCGATGGAGATGACGCAGATATAAGCTCCTCCGGATTTCATATGGGACTTTTAGAAAGAGGTAGAGCTCCTCCAGTCGGTGGTGGctttcacttgaaattttaa
- the Pitslre gene encoding cyclin-dependent kinase 11B isoform X2: protein MEVDNQSEDGELKKSPGKDIEEFSFSEEDGADTADSLDIKPPQAVIRHHKSNSSRRREKHSERRDRREEKERKSRHHDRDDERHRDKRRHRRHGNDVLDRTERTDGPKRDRDRIERSERIDSGHSRDRESRHDRKERSTGDRVLEDLRERLLDKRRERREEPRDVREYKSESRREIRVEETRETREPRERREIRIEERRGEDLRERRDVRNMLEDLRDRRDVRTEERRHVRPVEDHFSESEAMERPEKRHKRSHKHEKNRDRDREKVERDREHREKQLREAMDITDVDDGEDMDVDEIPMHNKDPKEMSEQELRKERLLEADREMARRKEVSRLELEARRLKRGEKRVHNPGPDQDQEPSIVELSDESLSPDASDEAQSKSPESRHSSEEQVESPQERSSDRPSTESSESTSDDDDESNDSNKGSNDESNDGSDYNNPSPLSVDRLAKSDHSDGDSPGRVDSNGATKDVEEEEKPEKEEEPPIPPYLPAIQGCRSVEEFQCLNRIEEGTYGVVYRARDKRTEEIVALKRLKMEKEKEGFPITSLREINTLLKAQHPNIVTVREIVVGSNMDKIFIVMDYVEHDLKSLMETMKQKKQVFIPGEVKCLMQQLLRAVAHLHDNWILHRDLKTSNLLLSHRGILKVGDFGLAREYGSPLRQYTPIVVTLWYRAPELLLNGKEYSTPIDVWSVGCIFAELLRMEALFPGKSEIDQLNRIFKELGTPSERVWPGYNKLPVVQKIPFSHYPVNNLRQRFSMSLSDLGIELLNKFLTYDPQQRVTAEDALKHGYFTEAPLPIDPAMFPTWPAKSELGIRTANASPKPPSGGREYKQLGDGDDADISSSGFHMGLLERGRAPPVGGGFHLKF, encoded by the exons ATGGAAGTTGATAATCAAAGTGAAGACGGTGAATTAAAAAAGAGTCCTGGTAAAGATATCGAAGAATTTAG TTTCTCTGAAGAAGATGGTGCAGACACAGCAGATTCCCTAGATATAAAACCACCGCAAGCAGTAATTAGACACCATAAATCCAACTCGTCACGCAGACGAGAAAAACACAGCGAGAGGAGAGATCGCAGGGAGGAGAAGGAGCGGAAGTCTCGTCATCACGATCGTGACGATGAGAGACACAGAGATAAACGCAG ACACCGCAGGCATGGTAATGATGTCTTGGATCGAACAGAACGGACGGATGGACCGAAAAGAGATAGAGATCGAATAGAGAGATCAGAGAGAATTGATAGTGGACACAGTAGAGATAGAGAATCGCGGCATGATCGCAAAGAAAGAAGCACCGGCGATAGAGTTTTAGAAGATTTGAGAGAAAG GTTGTTGGATAAAAGGCGAGAACGGCGTGAAGAGCCTCGTGATGTCCGCGAATACAAATCTGAGTCTCGCCGAGAGATCCGAGTTGAGGAAACGCGTGAAACGCGGGAACCACGTGAAAGGCGAGAAATCCGCATAGAAGAAAGGCGTGGAGAGGATCTCCGGGAACGGCGTGATGTTCGAAACATGCTTGAAGATCTTCGAGATCGTCGTGATGTTCGCACTGAAGAGCGAAGACATGTACGTCCAGTGGAGGACCATTTTTCAGAATCAGAAGCTATGGAAAGACCTGAAAAACGGCACAAAAGATCGCACAagcatgaaaaaaatcgtgaccgAGACAGAGAGAAAGTTGAAAGGGATCGAGAGCACAGAGAGAAGCAATTGAGAGAGGCAATGGACATCACTGATGTAGATGATGGCGAAGATATGGATGTTGATGAAATACCTATGCATAATAAAGACCCGAAAGAAATGAGTGAACAGGAATTGAGGAAAGAAAG GTTGTTGGAGGCCGATAGAGAAATGGCGAGGAGAAAAGAGGTCTCCAGATTAGAATTGGAGGCTCGACGACtaaaaagaggagaaaaacgGGTACATAATCCAGGCCCTGATCAGGATCAGGAGCCATCTATAGTTGAGCTGTCCGATGAAAGTTTAAGTCCAGATGCATCAGATGAAGCGCAATCAAAGTCACCTGA ATCAAGGCATTCGTCAGAAGAGCAGGTGGAAAGTCCACAAGAAAGGTCGTCAGATCGCCCTTCAACTGAATCATCAGAAAGTACTAGCGACGATGATGACGAATCTAACGATTCGAATAAGGGATCAAATGACGAATCAAACGATGGATCAGACTACAATAATCCAAGTCCTTTGTCTGTTGATCGATTAGCCAAGTCTGATCATTCTGACGGAGATTCTCCTGGACGTGTTGATTCAAATGGAGCAACAAAAGAcgttgaagaagaagagaagccAGAAAAAGAGGAGGAACCTCCCATCCCACCATATTTACCTGCCATTCAAG GATGTCGAAGTGTTGAGGAATTCCAGTGCTTAAACCGCATAGAAGAAGGAACGTACGGTGTTGTTTATAGAGCAAGAGATAAACGAACAGAAGAAATAGTAGCGTTAAAGCGTTTAAAAATGGAGAAAGAAAAGGAGGGCTTTCCAATCACTAGTTTACGAGAAATTAATACCTTGTTGAAAGCACAGCACCCAAATATTGTTACCGTTAGAGAAATCGTCGTCGGCAGTAACATGGATAAAATATTCATAGTCATGGATTACGTTGAGCACGACTTGAAGTCTCTCATGGAAACTATGAAGCAAAAAAAGCAGGTCTTTATTCCTG GTGAGGTGAAGTGTCTCATGCAACAGCTTCTACGTGCTGTGGCGCATTTACATGACAACTGGATACTTCACCGTGATTTAAAAACTTCCAACTTGCTCTTGAGCCACAGAGGTATCTTGAAGGTTGGAGATTTCGGCCTTGCCAGAGAATATGGATCCCCACTAAGGCAATATACACCTATTGTCGTTACCCTGTGGTACCGAGCTCCAGAGTTGCTTCTGAATGGAAAAGAATACAGCACACCCATTGATGTCTGGTCTGTAGG ATGCATATTTGCAGAGTTACTACGAATGGAGGCTCTCTTTCCAGGCAAATCCGAAATAGACCAACTCAACAGGATATTCAAAGAATTGGGAACTCCAAGCGAACGCGTATGGCCTGGTTATAACAAATTACCAGTAGTTCAGAAAATACCATTTTCTCACTATCCTGTAAACAATTTACGTCAAAGATTTAGCATGTCTTTGTCAGATCTTGGGATTGAATTACTTAACAA ATTCCTCACCTACGACCCACAGCAACGTGTCACAGCAGAAGATGCTTTGAAACATGGTTATTTCACCGAAGCACCATTACCAATCGACCCAGCTATGTTTCCAACTTGGCCAGCTAAATCAGAGCTGGGAATTCGAACAGCTAATGCATCGCCGAAACCTCCGAGTGGTGGAAGGGAGTACAAACAACTAGGCGATGGAGATGACGCAGATATAAGCTCCTCCGGATTTCATATGGGACTTTTAGAAAGAGGTAGAGCTCCTCCAGTCGGTGGTGGctttcacttgaaattttaa
- the Pitslre gene encoding cyclin-dependent kinase 11B isoform X3, translated as MEVDNQSEDGELKKSPGKDIEEFSFSEEDGADTADSLDIKPPQAVIRHHKSNSSRRREKHSERRDRREEKERKSRHHDRDDERHRDKRRHRRHGNDVLDRTERTDGPKRDRDRIERSERIDSGHSRDRESRHDRKERSTGDRVLEDLRERRERREEPRDVREYKSESRREIRVEETRETREPRERREIRIEERRGEDLRERRDVRNMLEDLRDRRDVRTEERRHVRPVEDHFSESEAMERPEKRHKRSHKHEKNRDRDREKVERDREHREKQLREAMDITDVDDGEDMDVDEIPMHNKDPKEMSEQELRKERLLEADREMARRKEVSRLELEARRLKRGEKRVHNPGPDQDQEPSIVELSDESLSPDASDEAQSKSPESRHSSEEQVESPQERSSDRPSTESSESTSDDDDESNDSNKGSNDESNDGSDYNNPSPLSVDRLAKSDHSDGDSPGRVDSNGATKDVEEEEKPEKEEEPPIPPYLPAIQGCRSVEEFQCLNRIEEGTYGVVYRARDKRTEEIVALKRLKMEKEKEGFPITSLREINTLLKAQHPNIVTVREIVVGSNMDKIFIVMDYVEHDLKSLMETMKQKKQVFIPGEVKCLMQQLLRAVAHLHDNWILHRDLKTSNLLLSHRGILKVGDFGLAREYGSPLRQYTPIVVTLWYRAPELLLNGKEYSTPIDVWSVGCIFAELLRMEALFPGKSEIDQLNRIFKELGTPSERVWPGYNKLPVVQKIPFSHYPVNNLRQRFSMSLSDLGIELLNKFLTYDPQQRVTAEDALKHGYFTEAPLPIDPAMFPTWPAKSELGIRTANASPKPPSGGREYKQLGDGDDADISSSGFHMGLLERGRAPPVGGGFHLKF; from the exons ATGGAAGTTGATAATCAAAGTGAAGACGGTGAATTAAAAAAGAGTCCTGGTAAAGATATCGAAGAATTTAG TTTCTCTGAAGAAGATGGTGCAGACACAGCAGATTCCCTAGATATAAAACCACCGCAAGCAGTAATTAGACACCATAAATCCAACTCGTCACGCAGACGAGAAAAACACAGCGAGAGGAGAGATCGCAGGGAGGAGAAGGAGCGGAAGTCTCGTCATCACGATCGTGACGATGAGAGACACAGAGATAAACGCAG ACACCGCAGGCATGGTAATGATGTCTTGGATCGAACAGAACGGACGGATGGACCGAAAAGAGATAGAGATCGAATAGAGAGATCAGAGAGAATTGATAGTGGACACAGTAGAGATAGAGAATCGCGGCATGATCGCAAAGAAAGAAGCACCGGCGATAGAGTTTTAGAAGATTTGAGAGAAAG GCGAGAACGGCGTGAAGAGCCTCGTGATGTCCGCGAATACAAATCTGAGTCTCGCCGAGAGATCCGAGTTGAGGAAACGCGTGAAACGCGGGAACCACGTGAAAGGCGAGAAATCCGCATAGAAGAAAGGCGTGGAGAGGATCTCCGGGAACGGCGTGATGTTCGAAACATGCTTGAAGATCTTCGAGATCGTCGTGATGTTCGCACTGAAGAGCGAAGACATGTACGTCCAGTGGAGGACCATTTTTCAGAATCAGAAGCTATGGAAAGACCTGAAAAACGGCACAAAAGATCGCACAagcatgaaaaaaatcgtgaccgAGACAGAGAGAAAGTTGAAAGGGATCGAGAGCACAGAGAGAAGCAATTGAGAGAGGCAATGGACATCACTGATGTAGATGATGGCGAAGATATGGATGTTGATGAAATACCTATGCATAATAAAGACCCGAAAGAAATGAGTGAACAGGAATTGAGGAAAGAAAG GTTGTTGGAGGCCGATAGAGAAATGGCGAGGAGAAAAGAGGTCTCCAGATTAGAATTGGAGGCTCGACGACtaaaaagaggagaaaaacgGGTACATAATCCAGGCCCTGATCAGGATCAGGAGCCATCTATAGTTGAGCTGTCCGATGAAAGTTTAAGTCCAGATGCATCAGATGAAGCGCAATCAAAGTCACCTGA ATCAAGGCATTCGTCAGAAGAGCAGGTGGAAAGTCCACAAGAAAGGTCGTCAGATCGCCCTTCAACTGAATCATCAGAAAGTACTAGCGACGATGATGACGAATCTAACGATTCGAATAAGGGATCAAATGACGAATCAAACGATGGATCAGACTACAATAATCCAAGTCCTTTGTCTGTTGATCGATTAGCCAAGTCTGATCATTCTGACGGAGATTCTCCTGGACGTGTTGATTCAAATGGAGCAACAAAAGAcgttgaagaagaagagaagccAGAAAAAGAGGAGGAACCTCCCATCCCACCATATTTACCTGCCATTCAAG GATGTCGAAGTGTTGAGGAATTCCAGTGCTTAAACCGCATAGAAGAAGGAACGTACGGTGTTGTTTATAGAGCAAGAGATAAACGAACAGAAGAAATAGTAGCGTTAAAGCGTTTAAAAATGGAGAAAGAAAAGGAGGGCTTTCCAATCACTAGTTTACGAGAAATTAATACCTTGTTGAAAGCACAGCACCCAAATATTGTTACCGTTAGAGAAATCGTCGTCGGCAGTAACATGGATAAAATATTCATAGTCATGGATTACGTTGAGCACGACTTGAAGTCTCTCATGGAAACTATGAAGCAAAAAAAGCAGGTCTTTATTCCTG GTGAGGTGAAGTGTCTCATGCAACAGCTTCTACGTGCTGTGGCGCATTTACATGACAACTGGATACTTCACCGTGATTTAAAAACTTCCAACTTGCTCTTGAGCCACAGAGGTATCTTGAAGGTTGGAGATTTCGGCCTTGCCAGAGAATATGGATCCCCACTAAGGCAATATACACCTATTGTCGTTACCCTGTGGTACCGAGCTCCAGAGTTGCTTCTGAATGGAAAAGAATACAGCACACCCATTGATGTCTGGTCTGTAGG ATGCATATTTGCAGAGTTACTACGAATGGAGGCTCTCTTTCCAGGCAAATCCGAAATAGACCAACTCAACAGGATATTCAAAGAATTGGGAACTCCAAGCGAACGCGTATGGCCTGGTTATAACAAATTACCAGTAGTTCAGAAAATACCATTTTCTCACTATCCTGTAAACAATTTACGTCAAAGATTTAGCATGTCTTTGTCAGATCTTGGGATTGAATTACTTAACAA ATTCCTCACCTACGACCCACAGCAACGTGTCACAGCAGAAGATGCTTTGAAACATGGTTATTTCACCGAAGCACCATTACCAATCGACCCAGCTATGTTTCCAACTTGGCCAGCTAAATCAGAGCTGGGAATTCGAACAGCTAATGCATCGCCGAAACCTCCGAGTGGTGGAAGGGAGTACAAACAACTAGGCGATGGAGATGACGCAGATATAAGCTCCTCCGGATTTCATATGGGACTTTTAGAAAGAGGTAGAGCTCCTCCAGTCGGTGGTGGctttcacttgaaattttaa
- the Rpt6 gene encoding 26S proteasome regulatory subunit 8 translates to MTLTTKMEIDDKNIKGEGFKPYYITKIEELQLVVAEKSQNLRRLQAQRNELNAKVRMLREELQLLQEQGSYVGEVVKPMDKKKVLVKVHPEGKFVVDLDKNIDINDVTPNSRVALRNESYTLHKILPNKVDPLVSLMMVEKVPDSTYEMVGGLDKQIKEIKEVIELPVKHPELFDALGIAQPKGVLLYGPPGTGKTLLARAVAHHTECTFIRVSGSELVQKFIGEGSRMVRELFVMAREHAPSIIFMDEIDSIGSSRIESGSGGDSEVQRTMLELLNQLDGFEATKNIKVIMATNRIDILDQALLRPGRIDRKIEFPPPNEEARLDILKIHSRKMNLTRGINLRKIAELMPGASGAEVKGVCTEAGMYALRERRVHVTQEDFEMAVAKVMQKDSEKNMSIKKLWK, encoded by the exons ATGACGCTCACAACTAAG ATGGAAATCGACGATAAGAATATTAAGGGCGAAGGCTTCAAGCCTTACTATataacaaaaattgaagaacTGCAATTAGTCGTGGCTGAGAAAAGCCAGAACCTCCGACGTCTGCAGGCTCAGCGTAACGAGCTGAATGCAAAAG TGCGAATGTTGCGTGAGGAATTACAGCTTCTTCAAGAACAAGGCTCGTATGTTGGAGAAGTTGTGAAGCCGATGGACAAGAAGAAAGTATTAGTCAAAGTCCATCCAGAAGGAAAATTTGTCGTAGATCTAGACAAGAACATAGATATAAATGACGTGACACCAAACTCTCGTGTTGCCCTGCGAAATGAAAGTTACACACTCCACAAAATTTTACCCAACAAAGTTGATCCACTGGTATCCCTTATGATGGTTGAAAAAGTCCCGGATTCTACCTATGAAATGGTTGGTGGTCTTGACAAACAAATTAAGGAGATCAAAGAGGTTATTGAACTACCTGTCAAACATCCAGAATTATTTGATGCCCTGGGAATCGCTCAGCCCAAAGGAGTGCTTCTTTACGGTCCACCAG GTACTGGCAAGACCCTATTAGCTAGAGCAGTTGCTCACCATACAGAGTGCACATTTATTCGAGTCTCTGGTTCGGAACTAGTCCAGAAATTCATTGGTGAAGGTTCCCGAATGGTTCGTGAACTCTTTGTGATGGCTAGGGAACATGCACCATCCATAATTTTCATGGATGAAATTGACTCCATTGGTAGTTCTCGAATTGAATCTGGATCTGGCGGAGACAGTGAG GTCCAAAGAACAATGTTGGAGCTTCTGAATCAATTGGATGGATTTGAAGcaacgaaaaatataaaagttaTCATGGCAACTAATCGCATTGACATCTTGGACCAGGCGTTATTACGTCCTGGTCGTATTGatcgtaaaattgaatttccccCTCCAAATGAAGAAGCTAGGCTTGATATTCTGAAAATTCATTCCCGCAAAATGAATTTAACTCGTGGTataaatctgagaaaaattgcgGAACTCATGCCTGGTGCTTCCGGTGCAGAAGTCAAA GGTGTTTGTACTGAAGCTGGCATGTACGCTCTTCGGGAACGTCGTGTCCACGTCACCCAAGAAGATTTTGAAATGGCTGTAGCTAAGGTAATGCAAAAGGATTCCGAGAAGAATATGTCCATCAAGAAATTGTGGAAGTAA